A genomic stretch from Kribbella amoyensis includes:
- a CDS encoding APC family permease, with the protein MSLLRTKTIEQSIADTDEPEYQLKKRLTALDLTVFGIGVIIGAGIFTLTGRAAQAYAGPGIALSFVLAAICCGLAALCYAEFSSTVPVSGSAYTFSYFSLGEIFAWIIGWDLLLELMLGASVVAQGWSTYAALFLEQIGLGWPESIGPDSSVNVLAMLLVIVLTVLATIGIKESLRVNLALVAVKLFVVLFVIVAGLFYVNGDNLTPFIPPSVPAENGDVTITTPLFQALFGFTPSTFGIMGLVSGASLVFFAFIGFDVVATTAEEAENPQRDLPRGILGSLAICTVLYVLVCIVITGMIKYTDINSEAALAEAFRSVGKPGFATLISAGAVAGLTTVVLTLMIGAARVVFAMSRDHLVPRQLGKTHPKFGTPYRLTVGIGVLVAIVAGLTPIGKLEEMVNIGTLAAFTLVSIAVPLLRKRRPDIERAFRVPWNPVIPILSAAICIYLMLNLSLETWLRFAIWMVLGFLVYAVYGYRKSRVGVEERTGESTKA; encoded by the coding sequence ATGAGTCTGTTGCGGACCAAGACGATCGAGCAGTCGATCGCCGACACCGACGAGCCGGAGTACCAACTCAAGAAGCGTCTCACCGCCCTGGACCTGACCGTGTTCGGGATCGGCGTGATCATCGGCGCCGGCATCTTCACCCTGACCGGCCGCGCCGCCCAGGCGTACGCCGGTCCCGGCATCGCGCTGTCGTTCGTGCTCGCCGCGATCTGCTGCGGACTGGCCGCGCTCTGCTACGCGGAGTTCTCCTCGACTGTTCCGGTGTCGGGGTCGGCGTACACGTTCTCGTACTTCTCCCTGGGTGAGATCTTCGCCTGGATCATCGGCTGGGACCTGCTGCTCGAATTGATGCTCGGGGCAAGCGTCGTGGCCCAGGGCTGGTCCACGTACGCCGCGCTCTTCCTGGAGCAGATCGGCCTCGGCTGGCCGGAGTCGATCGGGCCGGACAGCAGCGTCAACGTGCTGGCGATGCTGCTGGTGATCGTGCTGACGGTGCTGGCGACGATCGGGATCAAGGAGTCGCTGCGGGTCAACCTCGCGCTGGTCGCGGTGAAGCTGTTCGTGGTGCTGTTCGTGATCGTGGCCGGCCTGTTCTACGTCAACGGCGACAACCTGACCCCGTTCATCCCGCCGAGCGTGCCGGCCGAGAACGGCGACGTCACCATCACCACGCCGCTGTTCCAGGCGCTGTTCGGGTTCACCCCGTCGACGTTCGGGATCATGGGCCTGGTCTCCGGCGCCTCGCTGGTGTTCTTCGCGTTCATCGGCTTCGACGTCGTCGCCACCACCGCCGAGGAGGCGGAGAACCCGCAGCGCGACCTGCCCCGCGGCATCCTCGGATCGCTGGCGATCTGCACCGTGCTGTACGTGCTGGTCTGCATCGTGATCACCGGGATGATCAAGTACACCGACATCAACAGCGAGGCCGCGCTCGCCGAGGCGTTCCGCTCGGTCGGCAAACCCGGGTTCGCCACGCTGATTTCGGCCGGTGCCGTCGCCGGTCTCACCACGGTCGTGCTGACGCTGATGATCGGCGCGGCCCGGGTCGTGTTCGCGATGAGCCGCGACCACCTGGTCCCGCGCCAGCTCGGCAAGACGCACCCGAAGTTCGGGACCCCGTACCGGCTCACCGTCGGGATCGGCGTACTGGTCGCGATCGTGGCCGGTCTGACCCCGATCGGCAAGCTGGAGGAGATGGTGAACATCGGCACCCTGGCCGCGTTCACCCTGGTCTCGATCGCGGTCCCGCTGCTGCGCAAGCGCCGCCCCGACATCGAGCGCGCCTTCCGGGTGCCGTGGAACCCGGTCATCCCGATCCTGTCTGCCGCGATCTGCATCTACCTGATGCTGAACCTGTCGCTGGAGACCTGGCTGCGGTTCGCGATCTGGATGGTGCTCGGCTTCCTCGTCTACGCCGTGTACGGCTACCGCAAGAGCCGCGTGGGCGTGGAGGAGCGCACGGGCGAGTCCACCAAGGCCTAA
- a CDS encoding aminoglycoside adenylyltransferase domain-containing protein, with the protein MTPYSELNELLADLTSSARDILGDHFVGAYLQGSFALGDADLQSDCDFLIPVSAPITADQEKELRVLHDEIPTRPGFWTKHLEGSYPLLDELRTLDGLGSDWLYIDHGWRDMQWSTHCNTEVVRWTFREYGVTLAGPDPQSLVDVVPADALRERMRSDIPRLLDDLATWVSIEMAWGQRYAVTTLCRMLYTLDTGRVASKRASLLWAIDALDPRWSELCRRTLDGRALGFDPEDAAAPADVAATVALAAEATAIARRTA; encoded by the coding sequence ATGACGCCGTACTCCGAGCTCAACGAACTGCTGGCCGACCTCACCTCCTCGGCACGGGACATTCTCGGCGACCACTTCGTCGGCGCCTACCTGCAGGGCTCCTTCGCCTTGGGCGACGCGGACCTGCAGAGCGACTGCGATTTCCTGATCCCGGTCAGCGCGCCGATCACCGCGGACCAGGAGAAGGAACTCCGCGTCCTCCACGACGAGATCCCCACCCGGCCGGGCTTCTGGACCAAGCACCTGGAGGGCTCGTACCCGCTGCTCGACGAGCTGCGCACCCTGGACGGTCTCGGCAGCGACTGGCTGTACATCGACCACGGGTGGCGCGACATGCAGTGGTCCACGCACTGCAACACCGAGGTGGTGCGCTGGACGTTCCGTGAGTACGGCGTGACGCTGGCCGGCCCGGATCCGCAGTCGCTCGTCGACGTAGTCCCGGCGGACGCGCTCCGGGAGCGGATGCGGTCCGACATCCCGCGGTTGCTGGACGACCTGGCGACCTGGGTCTCGATCGAGATGGCGTGGGGGCAGCGGTACGCCGTGACGACGTTGTGCCGGATGCTCTACACGCTCGACACCGGCCGGGTCGCGTCGAAGAGGGCGTCGTTGCTCTGGGCGATCGACGCCCTGGATCCGCGCTGGTCCGAGCTGTGCCGCCGAACGCTGGACGGCCGCGCCCTCGGGTTCGATCCCGAGGACGCGGCCGCTCCGGCAGACGTCGCCGCCACCGTCGCACTCGCGGCCGAAGCGACCGCGATCGCCCGGCGGACGGCTTAG